cacctggaagcaatttctgaagtccactgcagtgccccctagggtactcggttggtgtcctgggcatgtgagggggaccagtgcactacgaatgctggctcctcccacgaccaaagggcttggatttggtcgtttctgagatgggcgtcctcggtttccattatcgctgaaaattggggacgaccatctctaaggttgacctaaatttcgcgatttgggcttCCCCTATTGTATTATCgaagcgaaagatggacgcccatcttgtttcgataatacgggtttccccgtcccatcgccggacgtcctgcgaggacgtcctcaggaaaacttgggtgcccctttcgattatgcccctccacaccacctTAGATCCCACACTCAAGCCactcagttgtttttctttttatgagTGTCCGATGAGGAACAATATCAAATCTAAGTAGACCAAATCCAGCATATGTCTGTGAGACTCCGGTCGAGGGCTATGGGGTGGCCCTGTCAATAACACAGTCAGACAAGATAGTAAACATGAAATAAGTGCTTTTATTAACTTAAATCTGAGGCCTGTTCCTTCATAGGCCTAGAACAAAAGAAAAGTCTCTTATCTTCAGAAGGGGAAAAGAGTTTGTATAGGCCTGTGGCCTACAGGACCCAAAACACAGGCTATGGCCTGGGACAGCCACTCCCCAAACATAGTTTGtaggttctctctctctttgtgtttCCAGATCatgctccagccagacctcagaacaaggctcacaattcttcaaataaaagattGGCTTACCTTAGCCAAATCACAGCAGCTTGAAGTGTTCAGTAAAGGTATATGTtgaggcttcagttcttccttccctgggcctccttacccTCACCCTAACCCTATCTTTTAAACTTCCCAGGTATTGACTCCCCTGCTCCTCCACTCACATCCTCAGAcaggatcagtgctcttaagTGGCCCAGAttagttagagagggacttttcttaagggtgaggggcaatgTTCTATAAGCCCCGTCACAACGCCCTTGATCCAGTTCTTATGGCACCCAGTAAAAGATCAATCAGATTTATTTGACATGATTTGCCTTTGGTAAAGTCATGctgccttggatcttgtaacttgtggaggagtggcctagtggttagggtggtggactttggtcttggggaactgaggaactgagtttgattcccacctcaggcagaggcagctccttgtgactctgggcaagtcacttaaccctccattgccccatgtaagctgcattgagcctgccatgagtgggaaagcgcggggtacaaatgtaacaaaaaaaaaacttattggaTTCCTTCAGCAGTATGTCCATTACCTTTCCCACCACAAATGTAAGGCTCAggggtctgtagtttcccatctCTTTCTTGTTgcctttgtgaagagggaccacatcagccttTCTCCAATTCTGTGGCACTTACCCTGGTCTTCAAGGATCTCATAAACATATCCTATAGAGGGTCCACCAAAACCTCTCTAAGatctctcaatatcctgggatataTCTGATCAGGTCCCAAGGCTTTGATTAACACTGGATCGACCTTAATCACACGATCAAATAACCTCAATggtttaaataaacaaacaatcccACTTCTAATCTAATATCGATTACTATGTAACCACACAATGCTGACTAACCTCACTGCCAAACACTATCACTTTTACCCTAATGCCGATACCTGAGCAACAACATAATGTTGACACCtacgcaagatcacaatgtattcttataccatgtatgtacgcaccgactataaaaccatgtgcaactctgtagaccggaaatggcaatcgccactaggcaaatgtaagccacattgagcctgcaaataggtgggaaaatgtgggatacaaatgctacaaataaagaaagaaagaaataaaataaattatgttcagttttgtaaGTTGTTCATAAGAagtttcttccatgaacagtaaGGTATCTATGCCatctccatatatatatatatatatatatatatatatatatatttgccaaGCCTCTGCAATCTTCACCAGGTTTTATTTCTGTGAATATAGAACAGAATAATTGTTAagcatttctgtttttccttaatcTCTATCTACACATGGACCCGCAGTATCTTTGAATCTGGAAATTCCACCTCTGGCCTTCCTCCTTTTCACCTTATATACTGAAAAAAGTCTCTTCAGCTCACTTTGTATCTTTTGcaattgttttcttttgcttGCGCTTTTGATACCCTGATTTCTTTCTTTATCTCTCTTAGCTTTAtgcagtattttatttttgtgcttctttttttttgtgtgagctTCTCTATTTTGTGAATGGTActtttttcactttatttttcCAGTCACCTATTTGAAGAACCAGATAGTTTTCCTTCCCTCTTGCTTTTCCTTAGTTTCCTTAcaatcccctttcctttccttataTAAAAATCTGCTGCACTTTTTCTAGCCCCTTTCAGTTTGGTCCAATGCCCTTTCTGCCATATGTACCCAttttaccccagattctatataggttgcccaaatttgggtgtccaactttgggcatgcagggcagaggcatatgcaaattaattagttaacgagccattaagaatcaattattgatattatTTGACTCTAATTTGGGTTTATGTGTGcatctgcctatgtgctattctaaaaTGCTGCATGCCCAAAGTGTCTCATGTGCAatgcaaaagggggcatggttaggtCAAAGGTATTCCAAAGCTTTAGGTGCAATGGTATAGAATAACAGGGTTGTGCACCCAGCTTgtgcaccagtatttacaccaggtttcagcagctgtaaatcctcgcacccaaagttgggaGCAGGAATCCGCATTAAAGgtcaggttctatatatggcgctttaaaaatccatgcagaaaagaTTTCCATCTAAGTGTactctataagcggcgcctaggtttaggcacggtatatagaatatgcttagttgatatcccggcacctaaaactatgtgcatccatttacactaacgaaaatgtggcataaatcctggtgcgtacatttaagcacagagggccatattctataacaacacatgtaaattttggaatgcccacaaaacactcaTTTCCCTACCCGTAAgcatgcctctttttgcctgcatgcattaaaatttaggtgcaatgcattacagaatactcttagggagttgtgcacgcaaattttaattattgccaattagtgctcattattgattaagtgctgttaacaatgctgattggcttgttaagccaattaagttacacgcactgttatagaatatgcttggatttcgatGTGGATTTCGgtatgcgctatatagaatccggggggatagcgctattctataaaaggcacttaGCCCCAGAGTGCCTGGTTTTCCCCTCACATCATACATGCgtgacgtgaggggaaaagcagccacaggccAGGCAATACGgtagagaacagcgctggaggatggcttctgctggcaggacttTGGGAgtgccgccagccaaaccagagaccCTGAGGCCCTGTGTCTGCTCcacagcctctaaggggggcccggcaccagagttttctctctcctgctcctgtcgagaCACGATCACCCAGGTCTCGacaccttggaggctgggcctgggggaaTCGGGTCCCCCCTgtgccccctctcagcggccctgctggaGTAATATGTTCTGATCTAGACACCCCAGAAATCAAACGTGCTGCTGCATTCTGGATGACCTGCATCAAAACAATGAAAActaaaaacagattgaaaagagattttttttctggcaCATTTAGTATTAATGTGTCAGCGAAGTAGACCATCTATCAAAATATTTTGTTTGTTATGAAAGAACTAGCGACAGAGAACATTGGTATCTTTGCATGGCTCATGACCACTTCCAATATTATACTAGATGAACATGGACAAGCCATAGCAGCTGGCTGTGATTGCATTTTAATATAGAGGCATCATAAGTAATTTTCCAGCCATCCTCTAGACAGGGATGATATTTAAAAGAAATTCAATGAGGTTTAAGTACATTACCTGCAAATATTCTAAGCAGATGTAGTAAAACTGTTTTCAAGCTATAAATGGGTAAGAATAATTTCCTGATTATATAGAGATTTTTCAGTATGTAGGTTGAAATATAGCTATTCTGCAGAACAGGTTTACCATTTTGACCACAGAATCATTCTGTAGCTGCTGGAGAGTTTGTTAGATCTCTATTTCAGTTATTAACTAATGTCAGAGTTATAAGAGGAGAAACTCAGATTCTGACAATGCAATTCGATAGGCATGCACAACAGGAAAGGACAACACTGGCAAGAATGCAAAGTTAGTTGATAAAAGAAAACTACTTGATTACCATTTTAAAACTTCTTTATACACTCATTGAAAGAAAATATGTTTATATCATTTTAGACAATATGAATTATTGTGCTTAAATCTGTGATGTACTatagtgggatttttttttaatatattggggAAATAGCAGATTTGcttcagtgtatgtgtgtgtataaacACACACATTTTCTCTTTGTATATatctgtgtatgtgtatatatggtTATAGATTATTGATTTATAGTCTGCCTGGATCAAGGTATAATCAtatcaacatagaaacagagagagagagagagagattatgtACAAACATGTTTGCTTTTAAAATCCTCTTTGAAAACTGTACTCGGAAGTTAGGATGATTAGACTGATGCTTGTTGATATGTTTCATACTAGGAATGCACATTTACAAAGATGCGCTCCTCTAGTGCACTAAGGGTTCTCTTCAGTGGATCATTACGACTAAAGTGCAAAactgcctgctgccagcgctgGTATTTCACATTTAACGGAGCTGAGTGCAGTGGACCTCTTCCAATAGAAGCCATAATTTACTTAGACCAAGGCAGCCTTGAGTTCAATTCTACTATTAACATCCATCGGACTTCTTCAGGTATGCATTTAGAAGACAAACTACATGTAAATAAGACTCCATAAATAGTTGCAGTATCATatcaccaccaccttctcttaatCTAAAACAGGTTAGGCAATGGTCcatcttttcctacatttgcctgggtatttgtattttttttgctttttcaggTTTAAAGCCATTTGCAAGGTTTACTTCCATTTTTAAGCTTAGCAACAAGCTCATTTCTCTGTGAGTGGGTTACCAGACTGTAGCACAGCTCTCAGTTTATGGGACCTATGTTCAACCATGTGTGGCTCTCGAGACCTGTTCAGCAAGCATGATCCTATCGGGATCGGATACTGCCAATGTAGCTCTCAAGATTAGAGTGCTGAAACAGTTTCACTTAAAACCTCAGTAGTATATTGGATTTGTTTTTTGTGCTTACATAATGAAAGATTACAATACTGGAGTAAATATTCAGCCGCCAGCAttcttcctggatattcaatgctgggtcatgtctggacttcggcattgaatatctggtttatgcagAGCTGGCCAACTCATAGACGGTTAAGTCGATACTCAGAACTTAAGCAGCTATGGATTACCGCAAAGAGATAGGACTGTTTTATCTGATCCCATTTATGCGGTTACCcttggcatttaactggccaactgCTGACTCAGcccccagaaccccccccccccccccccaacagctgaTTTTCACTTCAGCACTAACCAcaaattttcagtgacactaactggttaagtgccactgaaaattagcagatagcccaAAACAagtaatttaaccagtcagcagccagttaagttgttttgaatatcaatcaGATTGTTAATAGTAGGACtgtatttcaattaaaatttgtaattgcaattgttcaattaaaaaaacaatttctccctctctcctgccaaGTCCAACGTCTCTCCCCTCCacaccccaggtccattatctctcactcttccttctctcccatccactgccctccccccgagtccgaaacctctccctctctctctttcttccttctttcccttctCCACCCCAGGCCCgttatctctctctttcttccctccctccctccacccctctgAGTCCAACTTCTCTCCCTGTATCTTCCCAGCCCTTCCAgttgtgcagcatctctctctcccttaccTCCACTCCTAAGTCCATTCTCTCTCTTCATTCTCCTACCCCCTTATGCACAGcatgtctccctttcctctcctccatccccaggtccattatctttcactccattcttctctctcctccccttcatgtGTAGTCTCTCTTTCACTGTCCTCCACCCCAGGTTCATTCTCTCTCGATCcttatgtcccctcccccccccatgcagcttcTTGCTCTGTTCCTCTTCTCCAGGCCAATTCTCTTTCCagccttctccccacctccccccacatgcaggatctgtctctctctctccctcccctctacccccattatctccttctctccccaaccCTTGGTTCCACAGCTCTCTCaattcccttcctcctccagaGTAATTTAAAATCAGGTCTTCTTCAGtccccagcagtggcagtgaCCCATATGCTACCTGTGgcctgcagaaataggaagttgcagccATAAGGGGTGGAATGGGTCAGAGAGAACATCTCAGAGCAGGCAGCAAGCAACAAGCAGAATATGAGGGAATTGAGAGAGCTGTGGAACTGCAggcctggtgggggagggggagaggaaatatGCTAGATTATGCATCAGGGGACAGGAAGGAAATTCTGGGGGGAGACCGTGCAGCATAATTAATTTTATTAGCTGTGATTAAATGTTTTGAATGAATTATTATTAGTCACGATTATCATTGCATTAACTGCGATTAATGTGCACCCATAGTTAATAGTCATTTAATTCTAAAATTATTCAGGTGGTAGTTACCATCCATTTCCCTTTCATGTCTGAAGTACAAAATCTCCTCTGATTTAACTAATCTGATCCTGCTAAATGTACTCAAGTCTACTGTGTTAGTAGATGCACTTTTAAGATCTGAACACAGCATGAACAGATTTATTTAACAAGAGGTTGATTCAAACAATTGCAGCCAAAACATTTCCCTATTTAGGGGAGGACTACCATTATAAATGCTTGATAACTCAAGTGATTGGCTAATTCAGCTTCATCTGGTGTATGTGATCTTTAGGTAGGAGCTGAGTGCAAACCTGCTTGCTTGAATCAAGCTCTACATTAGAACACTGTTTTAATGCTGTTAATTTTCTTATCTGAGACTGAATGTGTAATTATGTCTGTTCATTAACAGTGGAAGGACTGTGCGAAGGAATTAATGCTGGACTGGTGGATTGTAGCAGTCTGGATTGGCACTTGTTCAGACTACCCTAAAGGAGATGCTTCAACTGGATGGAATTCAGTCTCCCGAATCATCATTGAAGAACTGCAAAATAGAGAATGCACAACATTGATTTTTTTGTAAAGCTATAAAAATGGAATGCATCAAGAGCTTGTCGTTTTGACATTAAGTCAAGCTGTGCAATTTTTGTCACAATCACTCTGTAGATCTTTGCTAGCTCAAATGCTATGCAAACCTGTTTACTACAGCATTAGTGATGTTTCAGTGCTTATAAAAATGTACATTGAATGCTCCCTCTGCCTCCAATCATACCTGGTTTATCTGCAAATTGTATTGTAGACAGTAGAATATAGTAATTATTGATGACAATGCCAGATAAGGACCTACTTCCCACCCCGTCTACTTTTCTGGTTTTCTAATTTTGGACAGATAAGAGGTTTTATTCTTAAACCAACACCAACCCTCCATATCTATTACTCAGTCTCTCAACCCCGTTCCTATCACTGCGTTCTATATTTGCCTAAGACCAGGAACATGTAACCCCATTACAGAGCTACACATCCCCTAGCTCCATTTTTGGCCACTAGAAGCACTGCCATATTCCTAGTTTGGTCTTACAAGAACCACTACACAACCCTTTTCTTATGTCCCACTCTCAAACTCTATAATCCAAAAAGCTACCAAAATGAGAGAGGCTAGTGTTCAAACAATTGGGCACAGTgaagtcagtgcatgcaaatctctctcatgaatattcattgtggatataatgaaaccttgactggctggggtgtctccaggaccaggtttgggacccactataatagccagttaagtattggcacttaaccggctatgaagAAATGCATAAAGACAGGGCTGCTTTTTATGCGGGTCCTATTATGTGTTTAtctttaactggttaagtgcggAATactgcacttaaccagttaggtgctgacttcacccccccccaaaatagtaG
This genomic interval from Microcaecilia unicolor chromosome 1, aMicUni1.1, whole genome shotgun sequence contains the following:
- the CTHRC1 gene encoding LOW QUALITY PROTEIN: collagen triple helix repeat-containing protein 1 (The sequence of the model RefSeq protein was modified relative to this genomic sequence to represent the inferred CDS: deleted 1 base in 1 codon); the encoded protein is MRYPDTRLLLLLPLLLLPAAFCQTPRSKQKGLRQRDAEYLDRYNGMCLQGPNGLPGRDGNPGINGIPGTPGIHGHDGLKGEKGECMTERLEESWMPNFKQCAWKSLNYGIDLGKVAECTFTKMRSSSALRVLFSGSLRLKCKTACCQRWYFTFNGAECSGPLPIEAIIYLDQGSLEFNSTINIHRTSSVEGLCEGINAGLVDVAVWIGTCSDYPKGDASTGWNSVSRIIIEELQNRECTTLIFL